In the Ricinus communis isolate WT05 ecotype wild-type chromosome 3, ASM1957865v1, whole genome shotgun sequence genome, ataatatacctttctgataatatttatttatggagATCATATAAAACAAATTTGTATGCCTTTGCGAACTTTTGGacataattacaaatttaataaatatatatattattattattcattaattttatgatcATATAAAGTAGAATACAATAAGTAAGGTATGATtgctattatatttatagtctAATGGTGATgggttttattgtttttatagtCTAATAATTGTGATGATTTGGTCAGACAATTTCACATttcattatcttttttcttttttatttttaatgtcaATAAAATTGTCGCAATATCATTTCTGTTCACTATctcaatttattatatttagagaataattattattatttttttaatttgatatctTTCAGGTCACCGTAACCAGAAtccaatattgacaatataaatttaatatgtcaattttcttcttctcacTCTCTCCTTCCAAGAAAGTCAATTCCGTTAGATATAGCCTCTTTTCCATCCTCTCAAACCTTAATAAACAGAAATTTGCTTAATCTTTCTTCCTCAAGTGCATAATTAGGACCTATTCTTGCtggaaataaatatatttataagcaAAACATCATGAGATTTTCTATTATGCAAATTACTGAtattattatacatatattatattattttctacgTCTACCAGTTTCCctatattctctttttttattttggaaaatttaaattttattattatccaccttttatttatattctattGGAATTGTTGAAGACTTGAAGTTATTAGATACCGATTTCTATAAAAGTAGGAAAATAGATAGCGAGGAAGAAATGAAATTACATAGAGTTAAAgggaaataaaaagatatctattaaggaaaatttatttattatgttggTTACTAACTTTATAATAATTGCTAAATTTTGATTCGTTCAACGAAAATAATTGAATCTTAATTTGATAATCTGAGTTAGCCTTAATCGAGATATAAACTTTATAATAACCCTATATGATATTACATGTCCGgtatttaattaaagattaggagaaatttttaaaaattccgCCAGACAAGTTATTCTTACATATGTctaatagaaatatattatcaattaataatatcacatTACTTGGAATAATTGATTTCATAATATAGatacaatatataataaaaaattaaaattagttatccttaaataattataaaattattaattaatataacatattttatcaaaaatatttataaataatctaGTATACAAAATTATCTAAGAATTTCTCAAAAGAAACACAAGGATTGTCTCATcatacacaaaaaaaaaaaaaaaagcaataaaattttaggttgTATACAATATTATCTTGTGGTTTTACggtttttagtatataattcttttatcagaaaaaaagagatatataGTTACAAATCGTGgcaaaaaaatatcttaattattaaaagattttgttTCGCAAGattcaattattttcattccaataaatcattatattttattgttagttTCTGATAACATGAGCTTAGAGtttaataattcataattttattgtttaagtattaaatcaaagtttaaaaattattagctCCATGAAATCGATTTGATggtcaaataataatattttttattaaattcaaatccatattattaaatatgaaaaataaaataataatagctgATTAGAGTTAAGATGAATGAATCATTTTCAATGTACGAGTTATATATGGTAATCTTTTTATACTTAAtcctaaatattttattagaaaaagaaaataaaagaaaaaagaggaagGGGTCCGATATCCTTATCAAGCTCTTTTGAGATTTTGAGATGCCACAACTTTCTGAATTGTCTGTTCCTCGATTTGTCTCATTCATTCAATGCCCATATCCTTCCAAAATTCACTAAGAGACATAGCAATGTCCAATTGCCTCCCTCATCCAACTGTATCATTTTAACCTAATCTCTTTTCTTCATTAATTATCTTCTAACtctattgattaatttatagtGTAATTTCCAAACTCTCCTTTAATTATCAACCTATTTATCTTTGTCATATGAAATTGAACTCATCACTTTCTACATTATACAAGACAGCTTTTCTGAAGTGCTTATATATCAGTTTATGGAAACACCAACAAAATCCTAAACTTTTATTTCCTTCGTTTTTCCACTTTCATTTCTATCTTTCACTACCATTGCCATTTTCTATAGCTAGCTAATACATACCCATGGCTACTCTGGCAGAAGCTTGTAAGGACTATTCTCTCCACCTCCACCAAATCATCCCTTTAGACTTCGATTCTATTCGAACCCTACCCGAATCCCATGTTTGGCCAGAATCCGGTGAGTTTGAGTTCAATGACGGCCAGTTATCAATACCCACCATTGACCTTAATGATCCTGATGCGGGCAACCTAATAGGGCATGCATGTGAGACATGGGGTGTGTTCCAAGTCATCCACCACAACATTCCCTTAAACTTATTGCATGAAGTTGAGTCGGAAACCAGAAGGCTTTTCTCTCTTCCGGCTAGACAAAAGTTGAAGGCCTTAAGATCAGCTGGTGGAGCCGTCGGGTACGGCAGAGCTAGGATATCGCATTTCTTCAATAAGCATATGTGGCATGAAGGGTTCACTATCATGGGTTCGCCTGTAGATCATGCTAGACAACTTTGGCCTCATGACTATCAACGGTTTTGGTAAGTAGTCTTCCATGCACTTCCATGCACGTAACTAGCCAGGTGGAGAAATATCATTGTCCATATACCAGTAGAGCTTGTTAATTTGGAAGGAACTCTTAAGTAGGTTTGAGTCATATCTATATAtcagaaatttattatttagatttagtTCGCTAGATAATTGTAAACCAAATCAATTGTATATTGATGTGATATTCTTTATTAAATAGTGATAAATAAACCGATTGATATAAAtacattatttaataaaaatgacgTGATGAATTGATTTTATCTAAGGATTTTTCATCTATATAGATACCAAAGCTATCagtctttatatatataatcagcATATTCATCTTTTGTGATTGGATAAATGTGATTAGAAATCATTATGTCAATAAACCCTTTCTAAAGGAAATGATCTAGATTCTTTACTACTTTGctttaaactttttcttttgataaatacAATCCTATACTTTATTAATAAGTCGAGGGAAAAATCAACTATTACAATCAGTAACAATTGATGAAAAACCTTGCAGAAAAACGAATATAATGTATAGAAAAGCCTAATCAATTGTCTTTTTTGTCAATGACCATGTAAAACAGTGATGTAATGGAAGGCTAcgagaagaaaatgaaagagcTAGCAACAACCCTAATGCGAGTAATCTTCAAGTACTTAGGCATATCTGAAGAGCAAACCAAATGGGTTGGCTCGCCTGGCTGCTCTAGTGCTGCATTGCAGCTCAACTCATATCCGTACTGTCCGGACCCTAATCGAGCCATGGGTCTAGCCCCTCATACAGACACTTCATTCTTGACCATATTGCATCAAAGCAGCACCAAAGGATTGCAAATATTCAAAGAAGGCGTCGGATGGGTTTTAGTATATCCTACAAGTGGAGCTCTTGTGGTGAATGTTGGTGATTTCTTGCATATACTTTCAAATGCCAGGTTTCCTAATGTTCTTCATCGTGTAATAATGAAAGAGTGCAAACAACAGAGATTTTCCGTAGCTTTTTTTCATTGCCCATCTACTGATTTCAGTTTATTCCCTTTGGGTCTGAGTAGTAGTTGTGGAGAATTTCCTCTATACCGTTCAGTATCGGCAGCGGAGTATATTGGCATCAAGGCTAAGAATATTGACAATCCGCTAGCTTTGATTAGAATTTAGGGTTCAAATAGAAAGGGATTCATCTTGTACgacatatttcttttgttgtcTTTTCATGagagaaattattaaatagacTTAGCATGATTATATGGATActtttatttcaacactttACATATAAAGCTTGTAAAGattggaaattaaattaaggagaatatcaattaaatatttcaccAAAAAGTTGTAGGTAGATCTCTCTAAGTGGTTTCAATATTCTTAACACACTTTTGAATGAAATGTCAATTATTTGAAGTATGAGCAAGAAAACATTCAGCCTATTTTgtgttgaaattttaatttaataaggtGAGCACAGACAATTCCTATTTTGTGCTGAAATTGTGATTAAAGGGTGAGAGTGACCAAGGATTTGAAGTCCTATATAACAATCTTATGTATCTCAAATATGTAAATGCTCATTAGACTGAAACATGAACAATTACAAACGCATCTTACTTTGTATTGAAAACTTTAACTAATAAAACACAGATGATCAAGgatgaaatatatatgtatatgtatatataaaacaaaatgtAACACATTAAGATATAATTAGACAGCCCATAATCATATTACAGCTTCAGATAACTGATTATATTGGATTAGTATCATATAATACGGATATTTATATGTGCACTAATTAAGTTCAAGACTATATCTCTGaaaatgtattattttctttaatgtcCTTTTGATGCTCGCAAATTCTTTTTGGATATGCAAGCAAATGCATCCCAGACACTTCCAGTGAAGTTGGTTTGTCTTTTGTATTATTGCGGTTGTTTCCTATTCCTAGAACTGGACTTTCCTGAGTTCCAAGATTAGCACACAATGTTCTCAGCTATTTTCAAAACAACCTAATTTCCTAGCTTCATAGGTTCAGCCATGCCcttgtttttttatatgttttatttatgcAATCTTTTGGCCATTCTCTTGTCTCTTTAAATCACTAATGAGACAAAAAGATGACCTCGTTTTCTCTGTTGTTGTTGTAGCCATATATATAATGCACCAATTCatagaattaatatatgtttaCTTAATCtcttatagaaaaaaaaaattaaaaatacaagtGACACTGATATCCACAAAATGCCCACGTCCcctaattatttcttttattaatattttttttgtttacatgacataagatataaaataagcTAATAAGAAAGCaatacaattttataatatatgaattataaacTTTCCATCCGCACACACCCTTCCCCAccaaaaaagggaaaaataaaCATCATTTTCTTTGTCCACATCCAGCTCAAACACTTTGGACATTGTAGAAATTGTTGAGATAAAGATGAGAATCAGCATGTTTGAATTATACAGTAAAATCTGGTGTGATTCGGACTAGATCAATCACCACTATTGTTAGTAAATTCAAGGAATGGAAAATGAGTTCATAATTTAAACCATTTCTCTTTAATAAGAACAAAGATTACTTTAATCTAATCATTGATCATTTGACCTCAAGGTAGACCAGAactattcatttcttttttttttttttttttttttgaaaatctcACAGCAAATTGTCCTTGATTACAAGTTACCAAATTAAATCACCAATTAATCCTTTCCTTCGTCAGGAACCGGTTTTGGAAGACGACATCGCAGGAGGATATTTTTATCAACACACgttcattttttattactttgcACGTGCAAACAAATGGACAATGCACGAACAAACGGTGCGTACGGGGATGTAAATGTCTTTTACATACATGCTCTCTTTTTACCAAAAAACCCTTCGATCAATCTTAAAGAATGTCTCCACCAATGCCAAACACAAGTGCATCATCGCCATTTCATagcaaaaataaggaaaataccCTGTAACCATCACCACACCCTCATTCACTGCTAGAACGACGTCACCTTATAGGGCACGTCATTGTCCACATCAGAAGGAAGACACAATTTCTCA is a window encoding:
- the LOC8278615 gene encoding gibberellin 3-beta-dioxygenase 1; translated protein: MATLAEACKDYSLHLHQIIPLDFDSIRTLPESHVWPESGEFEFNDGQLSIPTIDLNDPDAGNLIGHACETWGVFQVIHHNIPLNLLHEVESETRRLFSLPARQKLKALRSAGGAVGYGRARISHFFNKHMWHEGFTIMGSPVDHARQLWPHDYQRFCDVMEGYEKKMKELATTLMRVIFKYLGISEEQTKWVGSPGCSSAALQLNSYPYCPDPNRAMGLAPHTDTSFLTILHQSSTKGLQIFKEGVGWVLVYPTSGALVVNVGDFLHILSNARFPNVLHRVIMKECKQQRFSVAFFHCPSTDFSLFPLGLSSSCGEFPLYRSVSAAEYIGIKAKNIDNPLALIRI